The following are encoded together in the Lathyrus oleraceus cultivar Zhongwan6 chromosome 3, CAAS_Psat_ZW6_1.0, whole genome shotgun sequence genome:
- the LOC127131825 gene encoding uncharacterized protein LOC127131825 — protein sequence MDRNILDVASGGALVDKTQVSSSNKALETRIEELTSLVKQMVVSKPQTTKLCGICTSTEHPTDTCPILQDDSVTQLPQAYAANFFIQSNNQRGYNIPDLSTNKYHPNWRNHPNLRYGNQQPIQQQLVIPLPQPQTTPQVSTYAPSRPSLEDLVKQMVVNNLQFQQRTDSSPDANVSAILLRSGKVTEPALEKNKKILEVTPEPSSAVIEIEPSVVVETEKEKEKEYVPPVPFPRRILKNKRTDDGDKEREILDVFRKLGVNIPLLDVIKQVQKYAKFLKDLCTSKRRLKGNERVNLGRNISALIQPKHSLEKATVSSLNQAIPQKCKDPGTLAIPCTIGDSKFDNCMLDLGAGINVMHTSVYNNLDLGPLQHTCLIIQLANKSNAHLIGVVEDVLVQVNYLIFPVDFYILDIFSGYLIPVDCLDHNLSYGMPFYAF from the exons ATGGATAGAAACATTCTTGATGttgctagtggtggagcacttgtcgATAAAACTCAA GTTTCCTCTTCCAACAAGGCTTTGGAAACCAGAATTGAAGAACTTACTTCTTTAGTGAAACAAATGGTAGTGAGTAAACCTCAAACAACAAAGttgtgtggtatttgtacttctaCTGAACATCCTACTGACACATGTCCTATTCTTCAAGATGATTCGGTCACTCAGTTGCCTCAAGCATATGCAGCTAACTTTTTCATCCAAAGCAACAATCAGAGAGGGTACAACATTCCTGACTTGTCCACCAACAAATAtcatcccaattggaggaaccatccaaaccttcgatatggaaaccaACAGCCCATCCAACAACAATTAGTCATACCCCTGCCACAACCACAAACCACTCCCCAAGTCTCCACCTATGCACCTTCCAGACCTTCATTGGAggatcttgtcaaacaaatggtTGTTAACAATCTCCAATTTCAGCAACGAACAGATTCca GTCCTGatgctaatgtgagtgcaattttGTTGAGATCCGGGAAGGTAACAGAACCAGCCctagaaaaaaataaaaaaattcttgaGGTAACACCTGAACCTTCTTCCGCTGTGATAGAAATTGAACCCTCTGTTGTGGTAGaaactgaaaaagaaaaagagaaggagtATGTCCCACCAGTTCCCTTCCCACGTAGAATACTAAAAAATAAAAGGACTGATGATGGAGacaaggagagagagattttagATGTGTTCAGAAAATTGGGGGTAAACATTCCGCTTCTTGATGTTATTAAGCAGGTTCAAAAGTATGCAAAATTTCTAAAAGACTTGTGCACAAGTAAGAGAAGGTTGAAGGGCAATGAGAGAGTAAATTTGGGACGAAACATTTCAGCCCTTATCCAGCCTAAACATTCACTTGAAAAGGCTACTGTTTCATCCCTCAATCAGGCCATACCCCAAAAGTGCAAGGATCCAGGAACTCTTGCTATTCCATGTACcattggggatagtaaattcgACAATTGTATGCTTGATTTGGGAGCAGGCATTAATGTTATGCATACTTCTGTTTATAATAACCTTGATCTTGGTCCTTTACAGCATACATGTTTAATCATTCAACTAGCGAACAAAAGTAATGCCCACCTTATTGGAGTAGTGGAAGATGTGCTTGTTCAAGTTAATTACTTGATTTTTCCTGTAGATTTCTACATTCTGGACAT ttttagcggCTATTTGATACCTGTGGACTGTTTAGATCATAACTTAAGCTACGGGATGCCGTTTTATGCGTTCTAA